A window of Clostridium taeniosporum genomic DNA:
TTTGTTTTATGAGCCAATGTCAAAAGAAAATATAGAAGAAACCCTAATATATATTGAAAAATTTTTAGAATTAAATATATTTACAGCAACTAAAGCATTAATAGAATTTTTAAATGAAAAGAAAACTTTTTTAAGTTCATATGAAATAAAAAATGATATTAGGTTTAAAGAATTTGACATAAAAATAGAGGATATACTAAAAGAATTATTAAAAAGGAATTTAGTAAAAAAAGATGTAAGAAAATTAGATATAGATGATAGTAAAAAAATTAATGAAAATGTATATTCATGTAAGAATTATAATTTTTAGATTATAGAGGTAATTATAATGGGGAATTATATAAATTTATTTGAAGAGATTAAATTTAAAGAAGAAGTGCCTAAGTATATTCAAATATCAAATTTTATAAAAAATCTAATAGAAAAAAAAGCGATAAAAGATAAAGAAAAATTACCTACAATAAGAGAATTATCTAAAGTTTTAGGCGTTAATTCAATTACTATTGTTAATGCATATAAAAGGCTAAAAGCAGAAGGATATGCTTATCAAAAAGTTGGAAGTGGAACATATGCAAAAGTAAAAGAATTACCTAATGTATTTAGGAAAGAGTATTCAAATACATTAAAAAAATTAAGAATAGATGAATTACCTAACATAGTGGATTTTACAGGTGAAACTAATATAGAAGTTTTATTTCCTATAAAGGATCTGAAAGAAATAATTGATAAAGTTTTGGAAAGAGATGGTGTCAATGCACTTATATCTAACAATTCATATGGATATAAAAATTTAATAACAACGATTAATAGTGCTTTTTGGGACAATCAATTGAATGAAGAAGATATTCTTATTGTATCTGGTGCTCAACAAGGAATAGATATAGTTTCAAAAGGAATTTTAAATATAAATGATAATATAGTAGTAGAAAAACCCACTTATGGAGGTGCCTTATCAGTATTTAAATGGAAAAAAGCAAACATATTTGAGGTACCAATAAAAGAAGATGGATTAGATTTAGACAAGTTTGAAAAGATTCTTCAAAAAAACAATATAAGATGTTTCTATACTATGAGTTATTTTCAAAATCCAACAGGAATAAGTTATAGTTTAGAAAAGAAAAAAAGGATTTTAGAATTAGCTGAAATATATGATTTTTATATAATAGAAGATGATTATTTATCAGAGCTTATATATGAAAAATCAATAGAATATATTCCTTTTAAATGGTTAGATAGAAATGAACGTGTTATTTATATAAAGAGTTTTTCTAAGATATTTTTACCAGGAATAAGGCTTGGATATTTAGTTACAC
This region includes:
- a CDS encoding PLP-dependent aminotransferase family protein; amino-acid sequence: MGNYINLFEEIKFKEEVPKYIQISNFIKNLIEKKAIKDKEKLPTIRELSKVLGVNSITIVNAYKRLKAEGYAYQKVGSGTYAKVKELPNVFRKEYSNTLKKLRIDELPNIVDFTGETNIEVLFPIKDLKEIIDKVLERDGVNALISNNSYGYKNLITTINSAFWDNQLNEEDILIVSGAQQGIDIVSKGILNINDNIVVEKPTYGGALSVFKWKKANIFEVPIKEDGLDLDKFEKILQKNNIRCFYTMSYFQNPTGISYSLEKKKRILELAEIYDFYIIEDDYLSELIYEKSIEYIPFKWLDRNERVIYIKSFSKIFLPGIRLGYLVTPEIFRESLQNSKFNTDITTSSLMQRALDLYIYENKWKQNIKNLNVEYSKRYKIMQKILDRDFKDLISYIDPKGGLNFYLTLRDGKITSKELFFRLRKKGVYITPGIMFFTSQNDGQNTFRIGFYQTDENKIIKGLNILREELIECHI